The genomic window AAGGCCTCATCAAATGAGTTTACGTAGTTTGTCCACTGGCAGGTATCAGTACAGAAGTTGCTGGCTCCACAGCAGGTGAACTTCCATCTGTAAAATGGTGGAAATTAGGTTCGAATTAtgatatattttttgtattgaCCTTGCAATTCACATTATAGTAGGGTTGTTCAACAAAAACAGTGCCTCCGTCAACCCTGTGTCACCTCTAGGAAGATTTTGCACCATTTAATCCCCAAATGTCTCTAAATGTCACCATCATTGTAAAGCACTAGTTATTTTGTTTGATTGGACAGTCATTTCTTGAAGATTAGTATTTATTTCATGTGATTAGTGACTCATTTACATCTCACCTTCTGTCCTCATGCTTGTTCTCATGATAGCTGTGCATCCCTGTGATGACCTGAGAGGTTGGGCATTGGTAGCTCAAAGGTTTGTCAAAGCCATTTACGTAGGAAGACGTAAAGCAGTTAGTTGCTGAGTCAAACGTGGCTTTGCACCTAAAGTCCCACACACGGTCTTCATGTTTGTTGTGATGCTCACTAAAATTGGATAAATACATTACAATGCACAAATTAATAGTTGAATTTATacgaaaacaaacatttatgcAGGTTGAAGGTCTTATTGTTGCCCAACCAATTTTGTCCAGAATGCAATTGCAATAACCTAAATCCAAAATACAGAGCTAAACTACAGTTTAATTTCTCAAAATGGAAAATTGTAAATCTGAATCAACAGCAACTCTGTAATATGCAACAGCTTGCTAGGGTTTgagaaagggttagggttaacttgGCAGTGCAGCAGTAAAAAGCACACTTTGATTTGGAAATCTGTGCTTGTGAGTCAGTGCAGAATTCAGGTTTTGCAGAAGATTGGTTGTACGCAAGGAATCACCTCGCTATGTGAGATATGGATTGTCCTGAATTGCAATTAAAGAATAACGGCTCGTCATAGTTGTTCTGCCAGCGGAGGtctgcaacacacaaacaatagcACAAGAAAGACTTAATTGATCACTGTAGTAATTAGCACCtcctcctttaaaaaaaaaagatttctgaCCACACACATTGCTTTTTGATTGAAATATTAAGTCCACATTTTGAGTTACTCTTCTACACATATGCTCAGGCTTTAATCCTCGACCTCACACGTGACATAAAGCATACCTTTTCCGTTGACCAACACACCAGCAAGAAGCAGAATAAAGACGTTGGCTCTCTTCATGGCTTTTCAGAGGGTTTTGAGGAGAACAAACTCAATCAGCGAGGGTGGTGCTCCATTTATAGACAGACGCGATCTGTGTCCATGCTGGACCTTAGGCCACGTACGTGTGAAATCTCAGTGTTTGAGCAGGTGCATTGCAGGTGTAATTCATGTTATACTGAACTGAACAAACATGCAACAATTTCAACGATTTTACTGAGTTACAGTAAAATGGGTTAGCTTGGAAGGGCGTAGGCCTTCCACAATCAGAATGAGTTTTTCTCCACAAAAGGGCTTTATTACAGACAGAAATACTCAGTTTCATCAGCTGTCCGGGTGGCTGGTGTCAGGCTATCTGGCAGGTGAAGGATCCGGATGTGGAGATCCTGGGCTGGCGTGCTTACATGTGGTCTGCGGTTGTGAGGCCGGTTGGACATACTGCTAAATTCTCTAAAACGACGTTGGAGGCAGCTTATGGTAGAGAAATTAACATTCAATTCTCTGGCAACAGCTCTGGTGGACATTCCTGCAGTCAGCATTTCAAGGGGTGGCGGGGTGGTTAGAGCGTTGGACTAGTAACTGAAAGGTTGCAAGATTGAATCCCCGAGCTGACAAAATCTGTCGCTCTGCCCCTGATAAAGGCAGTTAACCCATTGTTTCTAGGCCCGTCATTGAAAATACAAATTTGTTCTTAACTGACCTGCctagttaaataaaataaaaattgcaCTCTCCCTCAAAGCTTGAGACATCTGTGGCATTGTGTTATGTGACAAAACTGCTCATTTTAGAGTGGCCTTTATAGTGCCACACCTGTAAAGTGGATGGATTATCTTGGCAAAGGAGAAATGCTCACTAACATGGATGTAAACACTGTTTCAGAGAAAAAAGCTTTTTAGGCTTATTGACATTTTCTGGGATCTGTTATATCAGCTCATGAAACACGAGACCAACACTTTACATGTTGCGTTTATATTTTTGTTCATGTGGGGGCTAAATTCTGAAGGTTTCAAGGAGGCACGGGTAGTCATTTTCTGAATCAAAGTACAAACTGGTTTAATCCATCTTAATGTACATGGTTTACAAATGAATGGAGAATCCACATGACAGCCCTGGCAGAGAGTGCACGACATAGAGTGCTGGCATAAAAGGCACAGAGCAAAAGACAGGAGATCATTTTATACAGTCAAGATATCGCCCCCTCCCAATCCTGAGTAGACAGAGAAACATCCTGTTATGGCATGTCTGTTCCCCCCTCCAGTATTTGGTTACGTTATCGGTCAGTTCTGTTCAATGTCGCAGTGTTCTATCTCCTAATTCAGGCAGGGGTAGAGCTCACAAGTTTCTTATTGATCCCTTATCAATCATAAACAGGCCAGCAAGTGCCCTAGAGAGTTTGTTCTGTTTACTTTGTTATTGGTTGGCTGTTACAGTAGTTCCAAAATTACACAAGACTGACAATATCTTTGAAAATGTTTATTTGTCAGAAAATCTATTTATAATCAATAAACTACTTTCTGTACATTGGATTCGCATTACATCTGTACAACAATACAACAATGCCTCATAGTAATCATTGACAAgtatgtgtgtactctcagAGTGATGACTCTTAAGGGGAGATATTATCACAATAAATTACTAATTAGTTACACTGTAGACTCTATAaccttttcttcctttctttcaagCTGAATGTGTTCTCACATccatctccctcatctcttcctTGTAATCTTTCTCACCTTCTATCATGTGGAATGATCAAAGGAATGTTTTTCCTTAAGCCCTCTTCCTAGGGAAAGAGATACCTAGTCAGTTGCTGAATGCATTCAACCGAAAAGCATACATCATACATTGACATGGCTGTTAAAGACACATAGGCTATTTAATGAAATTGTTAATAAGGCCAATTATGATGGCCGTCCGTCCATGCGAAAAAGGGCCTATAAAGTTTTGATTCTGCTATCATAATTTGCCAGGGTTTGAGGGGTGACCTAGTGGTCACTGTGTTTCATGGCAGCGCTCAGCTGAAGCGCCTCTTCTGTCAGCAGCTTTTTCCTTCTCACCACCTGTTCCCTGTTGTGCGCTGATTACACCCCTTATAAATAGGCTAccctctgttttccctccttctttgCCGAAGAgttttgtgatgtataaagaccAGTTCCATATCCTGCGATACATTCTTTTGTTCCAGCCACGTTGAGCCGCTTCCCTACCCTTCCCTGGACATATTGGACTGCCTTCCCGATCTCGGACCCTGCCTTTCTCGACTACTTTTTTGGATCACCCATGAGTTACCTTCTACGGCTTGCtttctgttttgtttccagAGCCTTGCTTGTGTGATTTCAGTTGTCCTTTAATAGGCCCgaccaaaaaataaaaaatgtctaTAAATTATATTGGCGATTCGCCCTGCTTGGGGGTTCTCTCACAACCCTGACAGGCTGAATTCAGAGTTCGGAAACAGGAATGAACAACTGTCTAAAAATCTCTTGTGATTAAGTgcatgaaaataataaaaaggTCAAATCAAACTCTTGAAATTTATAACAGAATGGAAGCAAACAATAGATGTTTTAGTAATTATTGTCTGAGATAACCATTTGCCGTccattacagtactgtatagagtTTATATCTTACCAGAAACCAAGCACAATCAATCATTTAAACGTTAGTGCAGTGAAATGAAACACAATAATTTGATGCAAGTATCTTTAATCATGAATTTCTTTCAAGATGATCAAGAGACAACAATGGATAAAATAATCTGATTGTTGGAAGAATCAGTTATAGATTCAGCATGACCTTCTGGTACAATATTGGTATTTCCAGCGACGATCACTGAAAGTACACAAGACAAACAGTCATTTTGTTCCTGTTAGTTTTGTCGTCAATTCATCCTTTACTGAAGCTTGTTTAATCGAAAAGCAAAAATAtgacacacatatactgtagatacacacacacacagagagagaaaatactTGGAATCTGTTACATTAGCATACAGTACCAATGAATAATCATACTCACTCAGGACGGTTATCATGGTAGCTTTCAACTCCAATCAGGTAGGTATTTGGTGGGATATCAAAAGCGAAGGCCTCATCAAACGAGTTTACGTAGGTTGTCCACTGGCAGGTATCAGTACAGAAGTTTCTGGCTCCACAGCAGGTGAACTTCCATCTGTACAATGGTGGAAATTAGGTTTGAATTATGATATATTTTTGGTATTGACCTTGCAATTCACATTATAGTAGGGTTGTTCACCAAAAACAGTGCCTCCGTCAACCCTGTGTCACCTCTAGGAAGATTTTGCACCATTTAATCCCCAAATGTCTAAATGTCATCATCATTGTAAAGCACTAGTTATTTTGTTTGATTTGACAGTCATTTCTTGAAGATTAGTATTTATTTCATGTGATTAGTGACTCATTTACATCTCACCTTCTGTCCTCATGCTTGTTCTCATGATAGCTGTGCATCCCTGTGATGACCTGAGAGGTTGGGCATTGGTAGCTCAAAGGTCTGTCAAAGCCATTTACGTAGGAAGACGTAAAGCAGTCAGT from Osmerus eperlanus chromosome 28, fOsmEpe2.1, whole genome shotgun sequence includes these protein-coding regions:
- the LOC134015131 gene encoding hemagglutinin/amebocyte aggregation factor-like, producing the protein MKRANVFILLLAGVLVNGKDLRWQNNYDEPLFFNCNSGQSISHIASVHHNTYEDRVWDFKCKATFDSATDCFTSSYVNGFDRPLSYQCPTSQVITGMHSYHENKHEDRRWKFTCCGARNFCTDTCQWTTYVNSFDEAFAFDIPPNTYLIGVESYHDNRPDDRRWKYQYCTRRSC
- the LOC134015130 gene encoding hemagglutinin/amebocyte aggregation factor-like; the encoded protein is MKRANVFILLLAGVLVNGKDLRWQNNYDEPLFFNCNSGQSISHIASEHHNKHEDRVWDFRCKATFDSATNCFTSSYVNGFDKPLSYQCPTSQVITGMHSYHENKHEDRRWKFTCCGASNFCTDTCQWTNYVNSFDEAFAFDVPSNTYLIGVESYHENKHEDRRWKYQYCTRRSC